From Nicotiana tabacum cultivar K326 chromosome 22, ASM71507v2, whole genome shotgun sequence, one genomic window encodes:
- the LOC142176650 gene encoding premnaspirodiene oxygenase-like, with the protein MTSVRSRLVNAHQKVDEIMEDILNKHIENKSAGNKGNGEFGGEDLVDVFLRIKENAELQFPITNDHIKAVVFDIFIAGSETSSTTIIWALSEMMKNPNIMAKAQSEVRQVFKGKSNDEEDLEKLTYLDLVIKETLRLHTPFPLLPRECREQTDIDGYTIPLRTRVLVNAWALARDPESWNDPECFIPERFENSLIDYMGNFFEFIPFGAGRRACPGMQFGLANVRHALAQLLHHFEWELPYGTNPKDLDMTESHGLSAAKQQDLYLVPINHRNDEEL; encoded by the exons ATGACCAGTGTGAGATCTAGATTGGTGAATGCACATCAGAAGGTTGATGAAATTATGGAGGATATCTTAAACAAGCATATTGAAAATAAATCTGCAGGGAACAAGGGAAATGGTGAGTTTGGAGGTGAAGATTTGGTTGATGTTTTCCTAAGAATTAAAGAGAACGCCGAACTACAATTTCCAATCACAAATGACCATATTAAAGCAGTGGTTTTT GACATCTTTATTGCTGGAAGTGAAACTTCATCTACTACAATTATTTGGGCATTGTCGGAAATGATGAAGAACCCAAATATTATGGCTAAGGCTCAAAGTGAAGTGAGACAAGTCTTTAAGGGAAAAAGTAATGATGAAGAAGATCTTGAAAAGTTGACATATCTAGACTTAGTGATTAAGGAGACATTAAGGCTTCATACTCCATTTCCTCTTCTGCCCAGGGAATGTAGGGAGCAAACAGATATTGATGGATACACCATACCTCTTAGGACTAGAGTGCTAGTCAATGCATGGGCACTTGCGAGAGATCCAGAAAGTTGGAATGATCCTGAATGTTTTATACCAGAGAGATTTGAGAATTCTCTTATTGACTATATGGGAAATTTCTTTGAGTTTATTCCATTTGGTGCAGGAAGAAGGGCTTGTCCGGGAATGCAATTTGGTTTAGCTAATGTTCGACATGCATTGGCGCAGTTACTCCACCATTTTGAATGGGAACTCCCATATGGAACTAATCCAAAAGATTTGGATATGACTGAATCACATGGATTAAGTGCAGCGAAACAACAAGATTTATATTTAGTTCCAATAAATCATAGAAACGATGAAGAACTTTGA